In the Acropora muricata isolate sample 2 chromosome 1, ASM3666990v1, whole genome shotgun sequence genome, one interval contains:
- the LOC136931369 gene encoding renin receptor-like translates to MAAKKVVLPLCLFFISTASISFSHAKESIFIEEADKKTDASKFIIAHSPSYVTFLPNADAIASDEISSVILLALGISPRKELDWAGLLAGDVFRRPKANVLITVEGVTKDDNFDLAGRAASYPVMKSAGATSLAGVLSTSSVTQENLASRVTTLFGGKSLTVSASGSEMLAAAGHAEGKHSHTMFWNQREERFQQSDDKVQGLDNWSSSKKEILERLEKSDFGKGVKFSPSTKEFTVSVPDKGNAVFNMDKKEDFLLFAEVDAILQILENLNSDVKLVQDGVPDIFTLSFSSVKALRRRYGDTSLQAEGAVRFLQDMIPTIVKKFTDLYNGNVLVGVLSLEWQGDLQTKYPQEMEGVFQVIRPYLSAQSVDTFHDGLPSVSLKDDLEDSVKESLCNSLQNRLLSVQSPLRVTCGGKHRERRAAPVTQSLTGDPPDLSKRNLATKYTEDYPVIFNIWLWLVIIIALALYVVCLIMWYMDPGSDSIIYRMTSQRIKAD, encoded by the exons AAAACTGATGCGTCAAAGTTCATTATTGCCCACAGCCCCAGCTATGTCACGTTTTTGCCAAACGCCGATGCCATTGCTTCGGATGAAATCTCCAGTGTTATTTTGCTTGCCCTCGGGATTTCCCCTAGAAAG GAGCTAGACTGGGCTGGCTTGTTAGCAGGGGATGTTTTTCGGCGGCCAAAAGCAAACGTGTTGATAACTGTGGAAGGTGTCACAAAAG ATGACAATTTTGATTTGGCAGGGAGGGCAGCCTCATATCCTGTTATGAAG TCTGCAGGGGCAACAAGTTTGGCTGGAGTTCTTTCCACATCAAGCGTCACGCAAGAAAACCTTGCGTCGCGCGTGACAACCTTGTTTGGTGGCAAAAGTCTGACAGTGTCTGCATCTGGGAGTGAAATG CTGGCAGCAGCAGGTCATGCTGAAGGAAAACACAGTCACACCATGTTTTGGAATCAGAGAGAAGAAAGATTTCAACAAAGCGACGATAAAGTTCAAGGACTGGATAACTGGTCCAGCTCAAAAAAGGAG ATTTTGGAAAGATTGGAGAAAAGTGATTTTGGAAAAG GTGTGAAATTTTCTCCAAGCACCAAAGAATTTACTGTGTCAGTCCCTGACAAGGGAAACGCTGTCTTCAACATGGATAAAAAG gaagaTTTCCTGTTGTTTGCTGAGGTCGACGCTATCCTTCAAATACTTGAAAAT CTTAACTCCGATGTAAAGCTTGTACAAGATGGAGTGCCAGATATTTTCACTCTCAGCTTTTCCTCTGTGAAG GCCCTTCGTCGTCGTTATGGTGACACATCTTTGCAAGCAGAGGGAGCGGTTCGTTTTCTGCAAGATATGATTCCAACA ATCGTCAAGAAGTTCACTGACTTGTACAACGGAAATGTCCTGGTAGGAGTCCTTTCTCTGGAGTGGCAAGG AGATTTGCAGACCAAGTATCCCCAAGAGATGGAAGGAGTTTTCCAAGTTATTCGGCCTTACTTGTCAGCACAATCAGTGGATACGTTCCATGATGGCCTCCCTTCTGTCAGTCTCAAGGATGACCTG GAGGATTCTGTGAAGGAGTCCTTATGTAACTCATTGCAGAATAGGCTTCTCTCCGTTCAGTCTCCTTTGCGG GTAACCTGTGGTGGAAAACACAGGGAGCGACGTGCAGCGCCAGTCACCCAGAGTTTAACG gGTGATCCACCAGATTTGAGCAAGCGGAACTTGGCAACGAAATACACAGAAGACTATCCCGTAATATTCAACATTTGGCTGTGGCTTGTCATCATCATAGCATTGGCATTATACGTAGTTTGTCTAATCATGTGGTACATGGATCCAGGAAGCGACAGCATCATTTATCGCATGACCAGTCAGAGAATTAAGGCGGATTGA